The segment ACTACCGGCACATCGGCCATCACCGCTTCCTGCACCACCAGGCCCAAGCCCTCGGCGCGCGAGGGCACCAGCAGCCAGTCAAAGGCGCGATACAGCTGATGCAGGCTTTCCCGGTGGCCGCACAGCCAAACATTGGCTGACAGCCCCAGCGCCTCGATTCTTGCCTGAAGACTGGCCCGCAGTGGGCCCTCGCCCAGTATCGCCAGGTGCAGATCGGGCTGGCCGGCATGGGCCTTGGCGAACGCCTCGAGCAGTACCTCGAAGCCTTTGCTGGCTACCAGGCGACCCACCGCGCCGAAAATCTGCCCTTGTTGCGGCAAGCCCAGGGCCTGGCGGGCCTGATCCTGGGTCAGCAAGCTGGCAGAGAATGCCGCAGGATCCAGGGCCATGCGCAACGTCCGCACCGGGCGGCCAAGATCCTGCTCAAGCGACTGGGCCAAGGTCTGCGATACCGCTGCAATATCCAGCCGATCGAGCGGGACGCTCAGCAACAGCTGAACATCGGCGCGGCTCAGGCGAGTTTCGCCATGAAACAGGATCGCCGCCCGCACGCCCGGCAATTGCTGCAGCAGCGGCAGCACCAGTCGGGCGACCCCGACCCCATCGAGCAACAGCACATCGGCCTGGGCAGCCAGCAATGCTCGGCGCAGCCGCCGGCGCAAAAAAGGCACCAGCAAGCGCCAGGCATGACGGCCCTTGAGCGCGCGCTGCGGCATGTTCCACTGGCGCGTGCTACCCACACCGCAGCTCAGTTCGCCGCCAAGCAGCAACCAGTTACTGATATGCGCGTGCGCCCCAGCCTGGCTCAGCACCTGATGGTGAACCTTGTGGATCGACATGTAGGGCGAGCCGCCGGCCCACATCATGTTGACGATATTCATGCGCATGACTCCGCGCGTGCGAGAAAGCCTGCCGTTACAGCGGAATCAATAAACAAAAACAGTGTTTCCCATTTCAAACACATCTTGAGGCGCGACCAGTGAACAACCCACTGCCGACTCAGAACCCCAGGCTCAAGCGCAGTCGCTGCCAGGCCGACACAGGTGCGCGCGGGCGCAGCGGCGGGCGCATATGCTCGACGATATCTCGTCCAACTTGGGCGAAACTGAAGCGTGAAACGGCCAGTTCACGTCCGTTCACGGCAATTTGCCCAGCCAGCGCCGGATCGGCACGCAGCACCTTGAGCTTTTCCTGCAACGTCGGGATGCTGTCGTACAGCACCACGTTGTGCATGTCCTGCAAGCCTAGAGCACGGTTCTCGGCTTCGCCTTGATCGAAGGCGAGCAACACGCAGCCACAGGCCATCGCCTCGAAATTCTTGATCATGTATTCGCCCATGCCGACATCGGCACTGACGAAGAAACGAATACGGTTGAGCGTGTTGCAGTAGTCCTCGCCCGAATTGGTCCGAGTGACCACCAGGTTCTCGACCTGGCCCAATTGATCGAGCAGCGCCTTGCGGCCACTGTAGGCGACGCTTTTGGTGCTACCAACGAAGGCCAACTCGATATCGCGCGCTCGCCCTTGGTCGACCAGCAACTGCTCGTCAT is part of the Pseudomonas urmiensis genome and harbors:
- a CDS encoding glycosyltransferase family protein, encoding MKVLFLVQKEQRAILDRLYDGVAANCECDLRWLSSDDQRNLRRYFKREVDVERYDRIVFFLRFKQEIRQAAFIRTVPNLVILEHDAYQNYIPCKYTGKFSEHYRKLPWARVISSGFMVSERLRQEGFDAVFVPKGYDEQLLVDQGRARDIELAFVGSTKSVAYSGRKALLDQLGQVENLVVTRTNSGEDYCNTLNRIRFFVSADVGMGEYMIKNFEAMACGCVLLAFDQGEAENRALGLQDMHNVVLYDSIPTLQEKLKVLRADPALAGQIAVNGRELAVSRFSFAQVGRDIVEHMRPPLRPRAPVSAWQRLRLSLGF
- a CDS encoding glycosyltransferase → MNIVNMMWAGGSPYMSIHKVHHQVLSQAGAHAHISNWLLLGGELSCGVGSTRQWNMPQRALKGRHAWRLLVPFLRRRLRRALLAAQADVLLLDGVGVARLVLPLLQQLPGVRAAILFHGETRLSRADVQLLLSVPLDRLDIAAVSQTLAQSLEQDLGRPVRTLRMALDPAAFSASLLTQDQARQALGLPQQGQIFGAVGRLVASKGFEVLLEAFAKAHAGQPDLHLAILGEGPLRASLQARIEALGLSANVWLCGHRESLHQLYRAFDWLLVPSRAEGLGLVVQEAVMADVPVVCSDLAVFREQLAEGGCYLPVGDTQAWAQAIARCAQLDAAEVALRQRQALAPEQAWRAFQQGSAELLRGSGSAR